A stretch of Rhinoderma darwinii isolate aRhiDar2 chromosome 4, aRhiDar2.hap1, whole genome shotgun sequence DNA encodes these proteins:
- the LOC142760521 gene encoding uncharacterized protein LOC142760521 translates to MAHKRSLKSIDDNQPIAKRIPPTFTPEEKEKRAQERAILEQELRARCPKYQDPNRILVQQPMRKREEQSARQTPSASVKPVESWCQCGNCMNLPTEEECVCCKDIRNVLNLMEEDEPMRCITEHHTFMATCLDKEQLTLCESYRCFGPTRPAPLNNRSLRKVAYRMFTVWVHGYLGRKNRRTIPACAVQKVRAMIPEENQIVCLQILPVTGNINSGK, encoded by the exons ATGGCGCACAAGAGAAGTCTGAAATCCATTGATGACAATCAACCAATAGCAAAACGAATACCACCAACATTTACCCCAGAGGAGAAAGAAAAAAGAGCCCAGGAG agagcgATATTAGAGCAGGAACTACGAGCAAGGTGTCCCAAATATCAAGATCCAAATCGAATTCTTGTACAACAGCCAATGAGAAAACGTGAAGAACAAAGTGCGAGACAAACTCCTTCAGCGTCCGTAAAACCGGTGGAATCGTGGTGTCAGTGTGGGAACTGCATGAATTTGCCGACTGAAGAGGAATGCGTCTGTTGCAAAGATATACGTAATGTGCTAAACCTAATGGAGGAAGATGAGCCGATGAGGTGCATTACAGAGCATCATACTTTTATGGCCACATGTCTGGACAAGGAACAACTTACCCTATGTGAAAGCTATAGATGTTTTGGTCCAACACGTCCAGCACCACTAAATAACAG GTCCTTACGGAAGGTTGCATACCgaatgttcaccgtgtgggttcacGGTTACCTTGGACGAAAAAACAGGCGTACTATTCCAGCATGTGCAGTTCAGAAAGTCAGAGCAATGATTCCAGAAGAAAATCAA ATAGTTTGCTTACAAATTCTTCCAGTGACAGGCAATATAAATAGTGGTAAATAG